A section of the Methanococcus voltae genome encodes:
- a CDS encoding sn-glycerol-1-phosphate dehydrogenase, with protein MITIPRYTLVENGAINKIPELLEKLNLKNPLVITGKSTQKYNKLGYDYIYYQEVEYERFGKLNDENRKYIKESFGDYDCILGIGGGKSIDVAKYASSITKKPFISVPTTASNDGIASPIVSLSVPSFMAEPPIAVVGDTDIIKKSPRKLLASGAGDIVSNITAVLDWKLAHIENNEKYSESSAIFSKTIAEELIEYINNSKNNDNLKEYPKKIVKALIASGMAIAIAHSSRPASGSEHLFSHSLDKLKKEGTIDNKSLHGEQCGVGTLIFAKAYVEESMLDNKDYFEILKSLKIVKSPVNIFELGYDEDVAIEALCNAHTLRKRYTILRNGFDKKKAIDILEKSQVI; from the coding sequence ATGATTACAATCCCAAGATATACCCTTGTTGAAAATGGGGCAATTAACAAAATACCAGAATTACTAGAAAAACTAAATTTAAAAAATCCTTTGGTAATTACTGGTAAAAGCACTCAAAAATATAACAAATTGGGATACGACTATATTTATTATCAAGAAGTAGAATATGAGAGATTTGGCAAATTAAACGATGAAAATAGAAAGTATATCAAAGAATCTTTTGGAGATTATGATTGCATTTTAGGTATTGGTGGAGGTAAATCCATTGATGTAGCAAAATACGCCTCTAGCATTACTAAAAAACCTTTTATTAGTGTACCCACCACAGCTTCTAATGACGGTATTGCTTCGCCAATTGTTTCGTTAAGTGTGCCCTCATTTATGGCGGAACCACCAATTGCCGTTGTAGGGGATACGGATATAATAAAAAAGTCACCTAGAAAGTTATTGGCTTCAGGTGCGGGAGACATAGTTTCAAACATAACCGCAGTTTTGGACTGGAAGTTAGCACATATCGAAAATAATGAGAAATATAGTGAAAGTTCAGCCATATTTTCAAAAACTATTGCTGAAGAACTTATTGAATATATAAATAATTCTAAAAACAATGACAATTTGAAAGAATACCCTAAAAAAATAGTTAAAGCACTTATTGCTAGCGGGATGGCAATTGCTATTGCTCATTCTTCACGCCCTGCATCAGGTAGTGAACACTTATTTTCACATTCCCTAGACAAACTTAAGAAAGAAGGCACCATAGATAATAAATCACTTCACGGGGAGCAGTGTGGAGTCGGTACACTAATATTTGCCAAAGCATATGTTGAAGAAAGTATGTTAGATAACAAAGACTACTTTGAAATCTTAAAATCTCTAAAAATTGTTAAATCACCGGTTAACATCTTTGAATTAGGTTATGATGAAGATGTAGCTATTGAAGCTCTATGTAACGCCCATACATTAAGGAAAAGATATACAATTTTAAGAAATGGATTTGATAAGAAAAAAGCAATAGATATATTGGAAAAATCCCAAGTTATTTAA
- a CDS encoding tRNA (guanine(10)-N(2))-dimethyltransferase: protein MTKKTIIEGTTNLNVSEERTLSKKDPVFYNPIMEVNRDISISTIQAFLNNFKRDEFKVCDALGGSGARGLRYAKELDFKGILDISIGDINPNAVRAIHENIKLNEFDDNVKLSVHHKDANILLSENYREFNVTDLDPFGSPAPYMDSGIRATLTKGGILCMTATDTAVLCGAYHKSCIRRYNSVPIRGDKEYAVRILIASAILNSAKYDIGLRPLFSHCTDHYVRTFMITERGAGKAEKAMENLGYVKRQYEDISTRNYFDGFERGFGGLFYMGKLNDEDLVNDAHNIAKERNYSNRAVEILNTLKEESKFDMVGSYNIHEICSFIKKLVPPMDVIIQDLTDKGFKVSRVHYTPYALKSDAKLADIIVSISENSSI, encoded by the coding sequence ATGACTAAAAAAACAATAATTGAAGGAACTACTAATTTAAACGTTTCAGAAGAGAGAACTTTGTCAAAAAAAGACCCTGTATTCTACAATCCCATAATGGAAGTAAATCGAGATATTTCCATTTCCACAATACAGGCTTTTTTAAACAATTTTAAGCGAGACGAATTTAAAGTCTGTGACGCTTTAGGTGGAAGCGGTGCAAGAGGGCTTAGATATGCAAAAGAACTTGATTTCAAGGGTATTTTAGATATTTCCATCGGCGATATTAACCCAAATGCAGTACGTGCAATTCACGAAAATATAAAATTAAATGAGTTCGATGATAATGTTAAATTATCTGTACATCACAAAGATGCAAACATATTATTGTCTGAAAATTACCGCGAGTTTAACGTCACTGATTTGGATCCTTTCGGTTCACCAGCACCCTATATGGATAGTGGAATCAGAGCAACTTTAACAAAAGGTGGTATATTATGTATGACGGCTACCGATACTGCTGTGCTTTGTGGGGCTTATCATAAATCTTGTATTAGGCGTTATAATTCAGTCCCAATACGTGGCGATAAGGAGTATGCCGTAAGGATATTAATTGCAAGTGCAATATTAAATTCTGCAAAATATGATATTGGTTTAAGACCTTTATTTTCACATTGTACTGACCACTATGTTAGAACATTTATGATAACAGAGCGTGGAGCTGGAAAAGCGGAAAAAGCAATGGAAAATCTTGGCTATGTTAAGAGACAATATGAAGATATTAGCACTAGAAACTACTTCGATGGATTTGAGCGAGGATTTGGCGGTCTTTTCTACATGGGCAAATTAAATGACGAAGATTTGGTTAATGATGCACATAATATTGCCAAAGAAAGAAATTATTCGAATAGGGCCGTAGAAATCTTAAATACGTTAAAAGAAGAGTCTAAATTTGATATGGTTGGAAGTTATAATATCCACGAAATATGTAGCTTTATTAAAAAATTAGTGCCCCCAATGGATGTTATTATCCAAGATTTAACCGATAAAGGCTTTAAAGTTTCAAGGGTACATTATACACCTTATGCTTTAAAATCTGATGCAAAATTAGCCGATATAATTGTTTCAATTTCTGAAAATAGTTCCATATAA
- the hemL gene encoding glutamate-1-semialdehyde 2,1-aminomutase: MYTIKTQNSEDLYDEARKYLVGGVNSPVRAFKPYPFFVKSAKECYLIDEDDNQYIDYCLAYGPMVLGHANQDILSKVKEQMDLGTAYGVPAKKEIELAKEIIDRIPCAEMVRFVNSGTEATMSAIRLARGVTGKNKIIKFDGAYHGAHDYVLVKSGSGALTHGSPNSPGIPADTTKNTILLPFNNRELMKKTIAEQKEEIACIIVEPVMGNVGCILPNDDYLKFLREITEENNIVLIFDEVITGFRLSKGGAQEYFGVTPDLVTLGKILGGGFPIGAIAGKKELMENFSPNGTIYQAGTFNGNPVSITAGIETLKCLNDDFYKETTKKATILSNHLRELSDKYNIETKVYNVASIFQVYFNKNEVLNYDIAKDSNTELFGKYFFGLLNNGVFIAPSQFECCFTSIAHKEKDISITMDVMEKAFKSLK, from the coding sequence ATGTATACTATAAAAACGCAAAATTCAGAAGATCTATACGATGAAGCAAGGAAATACCTAGTAGGGGGTGTAAATAGCCCAGTTAGGGCTTTTAAGCCATATCCTTTTTTTGTAAAAAGTGCTAAAGAATGTTATTTGATAGACGAAGACGATAACCAGTACATAGATTATTGTTTAGCGTACGGTCCTATGGTTTTAGGTCACGCAAATCAAGATATATTATCTAAAGTAAAAGAACAGATGGATTTAGGCACTGCGTATGGAGTTCCTGCAAAAAAAGAGATTGAACTTGCAAAAGAGATAATCGATAGGATACCTTGCGCAGAAATGGTAAGGTTTGTTAATTCTGGAACTGAAGCAACAATGAGTGCAATTAGATTGGCTAGGGGAGTAACTGGCAAAAATAAAATAATTAAATTTGACGGTGCTTATCACGGAGCACACGACTATGTACTTGTAAAAAGTGGTAGTGGTGCTTTAACACATGGTTCTCCAAATTCTCCCGGAATTCCTGCAGATACTACAAAAAATACTATATTATTGCCATTTAACAACCGTGAATTGATGAAAAAAACCATAGCCGAGCAAAAAGAGGAAATAGCTTGTATCATAGTCGAACCTGTTATGGGTAATGTAGGATGTATTTTACCAAATGATGACTACTTAAAATTCTTAAGGGAAATAACTGAAGAAAATAACATTGTATTGATATTCGATGAAGTAATAACTGGTTTCAGATTATCAAAAGGTGGGGCTCAGGAATATTTTGGAGTGACACCTGATTTGGTGACTTTAGGTAAAATATTAGGTGGTGGTTTCCCTATCGGAGCAATTGCTGGTAAAAAAGAATTAATGGAAAACTTTTCACCAAATGGTACAATATATCAAGCAGGTACTTTTAATGGTAATCCCGTATCTATAACCGCAGGAATCGAAACCTTAAAGTGCTTAAATGATGACTTTTACAAAGAAACTACGAAAAAGGCAACAATCTTATCAAATCACCTAAGGGAGTTATCTGACAAATACAACATTGAGACAAAAGTTTACAATGTAGCATCTATCTTCCAAGTTTACTTCAATAAAAACGAAGTATTGAATTATGATATTGCAAAAGATAGTAATACTGAATTATTTGGTAAATATTTCTTTGGTTTATTGAATAATGGCGTATTTATAGCCCCTTCACAGTTCGAGTGCTGTTTCACATCCATAGCACATAAGGAAAAGGATATATCAATCACGATGGATGTAATGGAAAAGGCATTTAAGTCTTTAAAATAA
- a CDS encoding CDC48 family AAA ATPase — translation MVELIVEEAYQSDVGKSTVRIDPVTMQKLSLEPGDVIQIEGKDKTYATVLRGYLDDQNTKTIRMDGLLRQVTKAGIGDKVTVEKVQAKEAKKIVLAPSRPVRFNAGFEDYVKSRLDKQVVGKGSNVLVAVLGTAFQFVVVNTSPKSPVIIGPATTVELKTEPAGEIKETKVPSVSYEDIGGLREEVKKIREMVELPMRHPELFDRLGIEPPKGVLLAGPPGTGKTLLAKAVANESGANYYTINGPEIMSKYVGETEENLRKIFEEAEENAPSVIFIDEIDAVAPKRDEVTGEVERRMVAQLLTLLDGLENRGQVVILAATNRPDSIDIALRRPGRLDRELTIGIPDRNARREILDIHTRSMPLEADYDELSLKDGINYLANANRKDVDARDKARKLKEMLTSSHDSKVVVEKARELGIIDKIDSAIIKSFVRELADKTHGFAGADLSVLCKEAAMKSLRKLLDNKTIDLDEEIPKEVLETLKVTKGDFYDALKEVEPSTLREVLVDVPNIKWSDIGGLEDVKQELIEAVEWPLKYPDRFIKMGIRPPKGILLFGPPGTGKTLLAKAVANESEANFISVKGPEIFSKWVGDSEKAIREIFKKARQASPTVIFFDEIDSIAPVRGMSFGNDAAEKVVNQLLTELDGLEEPKDLVIIAATNRPKLIDPALLRPGRIDRMVLVPAPDSDTRLKIFKVHTANMPILDNNKEEIDKLLVELSEKTAGYSGADIAGICREAAMITLRENLDAQTIPKESFLKAMRKVKASISKEDEEENKKLVEEFNNQ, via the coding sequence ATGGTGGAACTTATCGTAGAGGAAGCATATCAAAGCGATGTAGGAAAAAGTACCGTAAGAATAGACCCGGTAACCATGCAAAAGCTTTCATTAGAACCTGGCGATGTTATTCAAATTGAAGGAAAAGATAAAACATACGCTACGGTTCTCAGAGGATATCTTGATGACCAAAATACTAAAACAATACGAATGGATGGTTTACTTAGGCAAGTTACCAAAGCAGGTATCGGCGATAAAGTAACCGTTGAAAAAGTACAGGCTAAAGAAGCTAAAAAAATAGTTCTAGCTCCATCAAGACCAGTTAGGTTTAATGCAGGGTTTGAAGACTACGTAAAAAGTAGATTAGACAAACAAGTTGTTGGAAAAGGTTCAAATGTACTCGTAGCAGTATTAGGAACTGCTTTCCAGTTTGTAGTGGTTAATACATCACCTAAATCTCCGGTAATTATTGGCCCGGCTACAACTGTTGAATTAAAAACAGAACCCGCAGGAGAAATTAAAGAAACAAAAGTTCCAAGCGTATCTTATGAAGATATTGGTGGTTTAAGAGAAGAAGTTAAAAAAATTAGAGAAATGGTCGAATTACCTATGAGACATCCAGAATTGTTTGATAGATTAGGTATTGAACCTCCAAAAGGTGTATTACTTGCAGGACCTCCGGGAACTGGTAAAACACTCCTCGCGAAGGCTGTTGCAAATGAATCCGGTGCTAATTACTACACAATAAATGGTCCGGAAATCATGAGTAAATATGTTGGAGAAACAGAAGAAAATTTAAGGAAAATCTTTGAAGAAGCTGAGGAAAATGCCCCTTCAGTAATATTTATTGATGAAATAGACGCTGTAGCTCCAAAAAGGGATGAAGTAACAGGAGAAGTTGAAAGAAGAATGGTTGCTCAGCTATTAACTTTATTAGATGGTCTTGAAAATAGAGGGCAAGTCGTTATACTAGCTGCTACAAATAGGCCAGATTCTATTGATATAGCATTGAGAAGACCAGGAAGGCTAGATAGGGAGCTTACAATTGGAATTCCAGACAGAAACGCAAGAAGAGAAATCTTAGATATCCATACGAGAAGCATGCCCCTTGAAGCAGATTATGATGAATTAAGCTTAAAAGATGGAATAAACTATTTAGCAAATGCTAATAGGAAAGATGTCGATGCAAGGGACAAAGCTAGAAAATTAAAAGAAATGTTAACATCCAGTCATGATTCAAAAGTAGTTGTAGAGAAAGCTAGAGAATTGGGAATTATTGATAAGATAGATAGTGCAATTATTAAATCCTTTGTAAGGGAACTTGCAGACAAAACTCACGGTTTTGCAGGTGCTGATTTATCAGTTTTATGTAAAGAAGCTGCTATGAAATCTTTGAGAAAGTTACTCGACAATAAAACGATAGATCTCGATGAAGAAATACCTAAGGAAGTATTAGAAACCCTTAAAGTTACTAAAGGGGATTTCTACGATGCTTTAAAAGAAGTAGAACCATCAACACTTAGGGAAGTATTGGTAGATGTACCCAACATTAAATGGTCAGATATTGGTGGCTTAGAGGATGTAAAACAGGAATTAATTGAAGCAGTAGAATGGCCTTTAAAATATCCTGATAGATTTATAAAAATGGGCATTAGACCACCTAAAGGAATATTACTCTTTGGACCGCCAGGGACTGGTAAAACGCTCCTTGCTAAGGCTGTTGCAAATGAAAGTGAAGCTAACTTTATCAGTGTAAAGGGGCCTGAAATATTCAGTAAATGGGTAGGGGACAGTGAAAAAGCTATTAGAGAAATCTTTAAAAAAGCAAGACAAGCCTCACCTACAGTGATATTCTTTGATGAAATAGATTCCATAGCACCAGTTCGAGGAATGAGTTTTGGAAATGATGCTGCAGAAAAAGTTGTAAATCAACTTTTAACCGAATTAGATGGATTGGAAGAACCTAAAGATTTAGTTATTATCGCTGCGACCAACAGACCAAAACTTATCGACCCTGCATTATTAAGACCTGGTCGAATTGATAGAATGGTTTTAGTACCTGCTCCAGATTCAGATACAAGACTAAAAATATTCAAAGTACATACTGCAAATATGCCAATTCTTGATAATAACAAGGAAGAAATAGACAAATTACTAGTAGAATTGTCAGAAAAAACCGCAGGTTACTCAGGTGCAGATATTGCTGGGATATGTAGAGAAGCAGCAATGATAACATTGAGAGAAAATCTAGACGCTCAAACAATACCTAAAGAATCATTCTTAAAGGCCATGCGGAAAGTTAAAGCTTCAATTAGTAAGGAAGATGAAGAAGAAAATAAAAAATTAGTTGAAGAATTTAATAATCAATAA
- the nrdD gene encoding anaerobic ribonucleoside-triphosphate reductase, with translation MITSKKIVPDIKIIKKSGDSEQFDINKLVKSLLNSGVDYSDVEPILSNLYENIDEGMTTDELKKSIFKVLKEYEAKNGTSKYSEKYLYDNCLKIRTSGKEFEGFDKHKIAKALINEANADETIALKIANEVEKELKKMDVKYLTAPMIREVVNYKLIEHGFEDIRHKHTRLGIPVYDIDRLINHGSKDNANLMHNPESIHKWVADETMKEYALMKIFPKHIADLHMKGDIHLHDLEYAAVRTVCCQHDLRPFLMHGLKVDGTGRHTSVSKPAKNPEVAIQHAAKVLSAAQCEMSGGQSIDEFNVWLAPYMRGLSYPEVKQLMQMFIYEMNQIYAARGGQVVFSTVNLELEAPDFLKDKPAVKNGQIVGTYEEYDAEIKIIAEALTEVLMGGDAYGKPFLFPNIIFKLRENAFKNENYELLYKIHKLSAKWGLPYFINMTADYQFGNTNAMGCRTRLSGDWGNSVEESTLRTGNMQWYTLNLPRIAYEAKGDDTRLFELLNERLHLVQDALQIKHRISQKRLYGDEESRPVLPFLTQEFDDTQYYRYDNTTKTFGFVGLNELLKYHMGEELHTSKDAVSFGEKVIGHIKNYADDLKKETGLRWTVTQTPAESTAGRFARLDHKYYKEQTESVVNGNLDDLGSIYYTNSSHVKVNSDVTLGEKVSIEEKFHPLCNGGHIGHFWNAEAYADPDVLMNITKKICDSNIGFWTYTKNLSICEACNKAMTGLKDNCNNCGSDSVEKFSRITGYLQNVSNWNSAKQKELLDRKSNLPRL, from the coding sequence ATGATAACAAGTAAAAAAATCGTTCCTGATATAAAAATCATTAAAAAAAGTGGAGATAGTGAACAATTTGACATTAATAAATTGGTAAAATCACTTTTAAACTCAGGGGTTGATTATTCAGACGTAGAACCTATACTTTCAAACTTATATGAAAATATAGATGAAGGAATGACCACTGATGAACTGAAAAAAAGTATTTTCAAAGTATTAAAAGAATACGAGGCAAAAAATGGAACCTCAAAATACTCTGAAAAATACCTTTATGACAATTGCCTAAAAATTAGAACATCTGGAAAAGAATTTGAAGGGTTTGACAAGCATAAGATAGCTAAAGCACTTATAAACGAAGCTAATGCAGACGAAACTATTGCTTTAAAAATTGCAAATGAAGTGGAAAAAGAACTCAAAAAAATGGATGTTAAATATCTTACCGCACCTATGATAAGGGAAGTTGTAAATTATAAGCTTATAGAACACGGTTTTGAAGATATAAGACATAAACACACTAGATTAGGTATTCCAGTATATGATATAGACAGATTAATTAATCATGGTTCAAAAGATAATGCTAATTTAATGCATAACCCGGAAAGTATACACAAATGGGTTGCTGACGAAACTATGAAGGAATACGCTTTAATGAAGATATTCCCAAAGCATATTGCAGATTTGCATATGAAAGGAGATATTCACCTTCACGATTTGGAATATGCCGCTGTTAGAACCGTTTGCTGTCAACACGATTTAAGACCATTTTTAATGCACGGCTTGAAAGTTGATGGTACGGGTAGACATACAAGTGTATCAAAGCCTGCAAAAAACCCTGAAGTAGCAATACAACACGCTGCAAAAGTTTTAAGTGCTGCACAATGTGAAATGTCCGGTGGTCAGAGTATAGATGAATTTAACGTATGGTTAGCACCTTATATGAGAGGTTTATCATACCCTGAAGTAAAACAACTTATGCAGATGTTTATTTATGAAATGAACCAAATATATGCTGCAAGAGGCGGACAGGTTGTATTCAGTACAGTAAATTTAGAATTAGAAGCTCCAGATTTTTTAAAAGACAAACCTGCTGTTAAAAATGGACAGATCGTAGGAACCTATGAAGAATATGACGCAGAAATAAAAATAATAGCTGAAGCACTAACTGAGGTTTTAATGGGTGGCGATGCATACGGTAAACCATTCTTATTCCCTAATATCATATTCAAATTAAGAGAAAATGCTTTTAAAAATGAAAATTACGAATTATTGTACAAAATACATAAATTAAGTGCTAAATGGGGACTCCCTTACTTTATAAACATGACTGCAGACTATCAGTTTGGAAATACCAATGCGATGGGCTGTAGAACTCGTTTAAGTGGAGATTGGGGCAACAGTGTTGAAGAGAGTACCCTTAGAACTGGAAACATGCAGTGGTACACCTTAAACTTACCAAGAATAGCTTATGAAGCTAAAGGTGACGATACAAGGTTATTTGAATTATTAAATGAAAGATTACATTTAGTACAAGACGCCTTACAGATAAAACATAGAATATCTCAAAAGAGATTATACGGCGATGAAGAATCAAGACCTGTATTACCATTCTTAACTCAAGAATTCGACGATACACAGTACTACAGATACGATAATACGACCAAGACTTTCGGATTTGTTGGTTTAAACGAATTATTGAAGTATCACATGGGCGAAGAGTTACATACTTCAAAAGATGCCGTCTCATTTGGTGAAAAGGTAATTGGACATATCAAAAACTATGCAGATGACCTTAAAAAAGAAACTGGTCTAAGATGGACAGTTACACAAACTCCTGCAGAAAGTACGGCCGGAAGGTTTGCAAGACTTGACCATAAATACTACAAAGAACAGACTGAATCTGTCGTAAATGGTAATTTAGATGACCTCGGTAGTATCTATTACACCAATTCGTCACACGTGAAAGTAAATTCAGATGTTACACTTGGTGAAAAGGTAAGTATCGAAGAGAAATTCCACCCATTATGTAATGGTGGTCATATCGGACACTTTTGGAATGCAGAAGCTTACGCAGACCCTGATGTTTTGATGAATATAACTAAAAAGATATGTGATTCAAATATTGGATTTTGGACATATACTAAAAATTTAAGTATTTGCGAAGCTTGTAACAAAGCAATGACTGGTTTAAAGGATAATTGTAATAATTGCGGTAGTGATAGCGTAGAAAAATTTAGTAGGATAACAGGATACTTGCAAAATGTTTCAAATTGGAATAGCGCAAAACAAAAAGAGTTATTGGATAGAAAAAGTAATTTACCAAGACTATAA
- the queC gene encoding 7-cyano-7-deazaguanine synthase QueC: MKAICVLSGGLDSTVASLIAKQNGYDLTNITFNYGQQALKNEIMASKKISKILNAEHKIVDLNFLSEMCEISECGLKTGDIPTISEENLDNKDIAEQTMKKVWVPARNLIMFSIASGLAEAIDAGHIYCGINEEEASTFPDNTMEFMDRFNKCTEYGTLNKVKLEAPLYKMNKDEIVKKGFDLEQKLGLEILKYSYSCYHENPELIHCGTCESCMRRKRAFKVSKINDVTNYLK; encoded by the coding sequence ATGAAAGCAATTTGTGTATTGAGTGGCGGATTAGACTCCACAGTGGCGTCTTTAATTGCAAAACAGAACGGATACGACTTAACGAATATAACTTTTAATTATGGGCAGCAAGCTTTAAAAAATGAGATAATGGCATCTAAAAAAATATCCAAAATATTGAATGCCGAACATAAAATTGTCGATTTAAATTTTTTAAGCGAAATGTGTGAAATAAGCGAATGTGGCTTAAAAACAGGCGATATTCCAACCATTTCTGAAGAAAATTTAGATAATAAGGATATAGCAGAGCAGACAATGAAAAAAGTATGGGTTCCTGCAAGAAATTTAATAATGTTTTCGATAGCCTCAGGACTTGCCGAAGCTATTGACGCCGGTCATATATACTGCGGAATTAATGAAGAAGAAGCAAGTACCTTTCCAGATAATACAATGGAATTTATGGATAGATTTAATAAATGTACTGAATATGGGACGTTAAATAAAGTAAAATTGGAAGCTCCGTTATATAAAATGAATAAAGATGAAATTGTAAAAAAAGGATTTGACTTAGAACAAAAATTGGGTTTAGAAATTTTAAAGTATAGCTATTCTTGCTACCATGAAAACCCTGAATTAATTCATTGTGGAACTTGTGAAAGTTGTATGAGACGAAAAAGGGCATTTAAAGTTTCAAAAATTAATGACGTTACAAATTATTTAAAATAA
- the ribC gene encoding riboflavin synthase, with translation MSIKVGVTDTTFARVDMASAAIKKLNEMTSKIKIIRYTVPGMKDLPVACKKLIEEQGCEIVLALGMPGGKDKDKVCAHEASQGLMMAQLMTNKHIIEVFVHEDEAESGKELDWLAKRRAEEHAENIYYMLFDQKHLEKQAGMGLREGFEDVGPAKR, from the coding sequence ATGAGTATAAAAGTTGGAGTTACGGACACTACATTTGCAAGGGTTGATATGGCTTCTGCTGCAATAAAAAAGCTAAATGAAATGACTAGTAAAATAAAAATAATCCGATACACCGTTCCAGGTATGAAAGATTTGCCAGTAGCTTGCAAAAAGTTAATCGAAGAACAAGGTTGCGAAATAGTATTAGCTTTGGGTATGCCAGGTGGTAAGGATAAAGACAAAGTTTGTGCTCATGAAGCATCACAAGGGCTTATGATGGCTCAATTGATGACAAATAAGCACATTATCGAAGTGTTTGTCCATGAGGATGAAGCGGAAAGTGGAAAAGAATTAGATTGGCTTGCAAAAAGAAGAGCCGAAGAACACGCTGAAAACATATATTACATGTTATTTGACCAAAAACACTTGGAAAAACAGGCGGGTATGGGACTAAGGGAAGGATTTGAAGATGTAGGTCCTGCAAAACGCTAA
- a CDS encoding DUF5379 family protein: protein MALDEKLAILNGVFGVVFGYLANYVYTMGLGFLSGIATIVFLLIGFIVSGHVTSKLFGNKSMSQKQWLGGGLPIYFFIAIVFWVLAYNGIF, encoded by the coding sequence ATGGCTTTAGATGAAAAATTGGCTATTTTAAACGGGGTTTTTGGAGTTGTATTTGGATATTTGGCTAATTACGTATATACAATGGGTTTGGGCTTTTTAAGTGGAATAGCTACCATTGTATTTTTACTTATTGGATTCATAGTTTCAGGACACGTTACTTCTAAACTCTTTGGAAACAAGAGTATGTCTCAAAAACAATGGTTAGGTGGGGGATTGCCAATATATTTCTTCATAGCTATTGTATTTTGGGTTTTAGCTTATAATGGAATTTTTTAA